From a region of the Acidimicrobiia bacterium genome:
- a CDS encoding dienelactone hydrolase family protein — MALIDGEGRVQILYGRTVLPSPPHRSVYLSRPDVVGRHPAVVVLHDEDGQTPSVRALCRRLARYGYAAAAPDLSRGGDTELSPDRVADDAVRVAETMRHGWSAFCRPEPPAVVAVGGSAVAGAGAATDIGGPLVILGGPVTDLETVLGSVRGPILGIIANEPDDEGEAVRALHGSVGRGEWAVFPTTASSLLDEDADDFDYAAFEDMADRLVAFLDRFTVLAPA; from the coding sequence ATGGCTCTCATCGACGGGGAAGGCCGGGTTCAGATCCTCTACGGACGGACCGTGCTGCCGTCGCCGCCACACCGATCCGTCTATCTGAGCCGTCCCGACGTGGTGGGTCGCCATCCGGCCGTTGTCGTGCTCCACGACGAGGACGGCCAGACGCCGAGTGTCCGGGCACTGTGTCGACGCCTCGCCCGGTACGGGTACGCCGCCGCCGCCCCTGATCTCTCCCGCGGCGGCGATACAGAGCTGTCGCCCGACCGGGTGGCCGACGACGCGGTGCGGGTTGCCGAGACGATGCGGCACGGGTGGTCGGCGTTCTGTCGACCTGAACCCCCGGCCGTGGTCGCCGTCGGGGGATCGGCCGTGGCCGGGGCGGGAGCCGCCACCGACATCGGTGGCCCCCTGGTGATCCTCGGCGGTCCCGTCACCGACCTGGAAACGGTGTTGGGATCCGTCCGTGGACCGATTTTGGGGATCATCGCCAACGAGCCGGATGACGAGGGCGAGGCGGTTCGGGCCCTCCATGGGTCGGTGGGCCGCGGCGAGTGGGCTGTCTTTCCTACCACGGCGTCCTCCCTGCTCGACGAGGACGCAGACGACTTCGACTACGCCGCCTTCGAGGACATGGCGGATCGCCTGGTCGCCTTCCTCGACCGGTTCACGGTGCTCGCGCCGGCGTGA
- a CDS encoding biotin--[acetyl-CoA-carboxylase] ligase — MATPLDVVHLEETASTMDEARARVGEAPLLVTAARQTGGRGRTGRTWVHADRAVATSLAVRLPWPAESLAVVPLVAGLAAAATFEVRLKWPNDLVRGGSKVGGLLVESDGDLVVIGMGVNLYWPSPMEGAAALFSEDPGDDASRSFAVRWALEAVARLDRGPDDWGRDEYEERCTTLGTEITWDPNGSGRAVGVDDRGGLIVDTPEGTVVLDSGEVRHVRSS, encoded by the coding sequence ATGGCTACACCCCTCGACGTCGTCCACCTGGAGGAAACCGCCTCCACGATGGATGAGGCGCGGGCCAGGGTCGGCGAGGCGCCGCTCCTGGTGACCGCCGCTCGCCAGACGGGCGGCCGGGGGCGGACCGGGCGTACCTGGGTCCATGCCGACCGGGCGGTCGCCACGTCGCTGGCCGTGAGGCTGCCGTGGCCGGCCGAGTCTTTGGCGGTCGTGCCCCTCGTCGCCGGCCTCGCCGCCGCAGCGACGTTCGAGGTGAGACTCAAGTGGCCCAACGATCTGGTGCGGGGTGGTTCGAAGGTCGGTGGCCTCCTCGTCGAGTCAGACGGTGACCTCGTGGTGATCGGCATGGGGGTCAACCTCTACTGGCCGTCCCCGATGGAAGGGGCGGCGGCGCTCTTCTCGGAAGATCCGGGGGATGATGCGTCGCGCTCCTTTGCCGTGCGGTGGGCGCTCGAGGCCGTTGCCCGGCTGGATCGCGGCCCGGACGACTGGGGCCGTGACGAGTACGAGGAGCGGTGCACCACGCTCGGCACCGAGATCACCTGGGATCCGAACGGCTCGGGCCGTGCCGTTGGTGTGGACGACCGCGGCGGCCTCATCGTCGATACACCAGAAGGGACCGTGGTGCTCGACTCGGGCGAGGTGAGGCACGTACGGAGCTCGTAG
- a CDS encoding acyl-CoA carboxylase subunit beta, which yields MSTSDRIERLRQIREEAAHAGSARAVAKQHESGKLTARERIDLLLDKDSFVEIDKFVRHRATAFGIGETRPPGDAVVTGWGTVDGRTVFVFAEDFTVFGGSLGEAVSEKICKLMDLAMDTGAPIIGLKDSGGARIQEGVMALDAYGKIFRRNVAASGVIPQISVIMGPCAGGAVYSPAITDFVFQVEGTAHLFITGPDVIKAVTGEDVTFDTLGGTQPHSTVSGVTHFVTDDGEQALEEVRYLLSFLPQNNLEAPPFFAPSDPADRMDDELTAIVPDSPNQPYDMKRLVELVVDNGEFYEVQEHFAPNLLIGFARLDGYSVGIVANNPAALAGTLDIDASVKGARFVRFCDAFNIPIVTFVDVPGFLPGVDQEHGGIIRHGAKLLYAYCEATVPRVTVVTRKAYGGAYLVMNSRAVGADIALAWPTAEIAVMGAQGAVNVIHRRAIADAEDADARRAELIAEYEGAFSNPYVSAERGLIDEVIEPRETRPRLIRALDMLRTKRTSLPPKKHGNIPL from the coding sequence ATGAGCACCTCCGACCGCATCGAACGGCTACGCCAGATCCGCGAGGAAGCGGCCCACGCCGGGAGTGCCCGCGCCGTAGCCAAGCAGCACGAGTCCGGGAAGCTCACCGCCCGGGAGCGCATCGACCTGCTCCTGGACAAGGACTCGTTTGTCGAGATCGACAAGTTCGTACGTCACCGCGCCACCGCCTTCGGCATCGGAGAGACCCGCCCGCCGGGAGACGCCGTCGTCACCGGCTGGGGCACCGTCGACGGGCGCACCGTGTTCGTGTTCGCCGAGGACTTCACCGTCTTCGGTGGCTCACTGGGCGAGGCGGTGAGCGAGAAGATCTGCAAGCTCATGGATCTCGCCATGGACACCGGCGCACCGATCATCGGGCTCAAGGACTCCGGCGGCGCCCGCATCCAGGAGGGCGTCATGGCACTGGACGCCTACGGGAAGATCTTCAGGCGCAACGTCGCCGCCTCCGGCGTCATCCCGCAGATCTCGGTGATCATGGGTCCCTGCGCCGGCGGCGCCGTGTACTCCCCCGCCATCACCGACTTCGTGTTCCAGGTGGAAGGGACCGCCCACCTGTTCATCACGGGCCCGGACGTCATCAAGGCGGTCACCGGCGAGGACGTCACCTTCGACACCCTCGGCGGCACCCAGCCGCACAGCACCGTGTCCGGGGTCACCCACTTCGTCACCGACGACGGCGAGCAGGCGCTGGAGGAGGTCCGATACCTGCTGTCGTTCCTCCCACAGAACAACCTGGAGGCTCCCCCCTTCTTCGCTCCCTCCGATCCCGCCGATCGCATGGACGACGAGTTGACCGCCATCGTCCCCGACTCGCCGAATCAGCCGTACGACATGAAGCGCCTCGTCGAACTGGTGGTCGACAACGGCGAGTTCTATGAGGTCCAGGAACACTTCGCCCCCAACCTGCTCATCGGATTCGCCCGCCTCGACGGATACAGCGTCGGGATCGTCGCCAACAACCCGGCGGCCCTCGCCGGTACCCTCGACATCGACGCCTCGGTAAAGGGGGCGCGGTTCGTTCGGTTCTGCGACGCCTTCAACATTCCCATCGTCACCTTCGTCGACGTGCCCGGCTTCCTCCCCGGCGTCGATCAGGAGCACGGAGGGATCATCCGTCACGGCGCCAAGCTGCTCTACGCCTACTGCGAGGCCACGGTGCCGCGAGTGACCGTGGTCACCCGCAAGGCCTACGGCGGGGCATACCTCGTCATGAACTCGCGGGCGGTCGGCGCCGACATCGCCCTCGCCTGGCCGACCGCCGAGATCGCGGTCATGGGCGCCCAGGGAGCGGTGAATGTGATCCACCGGCGGGCGATCGCCGACGCCGAGGACGCGGACGCCAGGCGGGCCGAGCTCATCGCCGAATACGAGGGTGCCTTTTCCAATCCCTATGTGAGCGCCGAACGCGGGCTCATCGACGAGGTGATAGAGCCACGGGAGACCCGGCCGCGGCTCATCAGGGCGCTCGACATGCTGCGTACCAAGCGCACGTCGCTGCCTCCGAAGAAGCACGGGAACATCCCTCTCTAG
- a CDS encoding acetyl-CoA carboxylase biotin carboxylase subunit: protein MHSVLVANRGEIAVRVIRGIREMGLRAVAVYSELDRDALHTRIADEAWNVGPAPAAESYLDINAILRAAAEAKVDAIHPGYGFLAENAEFARRVIKAGITWIGPPPDAITAMGDKISSRKVAEQAGVSGVPGTMEALTTAEDVERVAEEFGYPIAIKAAHGGGGKGLRVVRERSEVAEAFEAASREADAYFKNPEVYVEKYLEHPRHVEAQIIFDQHGNGFFLGERDCSLQRRHQKLIEETPSPVMSDKQRKAMGKAALAIARAAGYVNAGTVEFLVDRSGDFYFLEMNTRLQVEHTVTEMVTGIDLVREQLRVAMGEKLDLVVEPRGHAIEFRVNAEDPATGFLPSPGTIVEYQEPGGFGVRVDSGYGPSSTVSQYYDNLVAKLVVWGRDRSEAIERSRRALGEFKVTGIATTIPFHLLALDDASFIAGTHHTRTVEEDMDLSGLTHPAASVLPSDEEMAEREMTVEVGGRKFVVRLWSPEIPVAGVAGRRQTPRRRPPKLTPARSSAGGEGTVTAPMQGTIVKVYRKAGDRVTAGEPLIILEAMKMENEVRSPLDGEIVDLRVQPGDRVSAGAVLAIVK, encoded by the coding sequence ATGCACTCCGTGCTGGTCGCCAACCGCGGCGAGATCGCCGTCCGCGTCATCCGCGGCATACGAGAGATGGGCTTGCGGGCCGTCGCCGTCTACTCGGAACTCGACCGCGATGCCCTCCACACCCGGATCGCCGACGAAGCGTGGAATGTGGGTCCCGCCCCGGCCGCCGAGTCCTACCTGGACATCAACGCCATCCTCCGGGCCGCCGCCGAGGCCAAGGTGGATGCGATCCACCCCGGATACGGGTTCCTCGCCGAAAACGCCGAGTTCGCCCGAAGGGTGATCAAGGCCGGGATCACCTGGATCGGGCCGCCCCCGGACGCCATCACCGCCATGGGCGACAAGATCTCATCTCGGAAGGTGGCCGAACAGGCCGGGGTCTCCGGGGTGCCGGGAACGATGGAGGCGCTGACCACCGCCGAGGACGTCGAGCGGGTCGCCGAGGAGTTCGGCTATCCGATCGCGATCAAGGCGGCCCACGGCGGAGGTGGCAAGGGCCTGCGGGTGGTCCGAGAACGCTCGGAGGTCGCCGAGGCGTTCGAGGCGGCGTCACGGGAGGCGGATGCCTACTTCAAGAACCCCGAGGTCTACGTTGAGAAGTACCTCGAGCATCCCCGCCACGTCGAGGCGCAGATCATCTTCGACCAGCACGGCAACGGATTCTTCCTCGGTGAGCGCGACTGCTCCCTGCAGCGCCGACACCAGAAACTCATCGAGGAGACCCCCTCCCCGGTGATGAGCGACAAGCAGCGCAAGGCGATGGGCAAGGCCGCACTCGCCATCGCCCGCGCCGCCGGTTACGTCAATGCCGGCACCGTCGAGTTCCTGGTCGACCGGTCCGGAGACTTCTACTTCCTCGAGATGAACACGAGGCTCCAGGTGGAACACACCGTGACCGAGATGGTCACCGGCATCGACCTGGTCCGCGAGCAGCTACGGGTCGCCATGGGTGAGAAGCTCGATCTGGTGGTCGAGCCCCGGGGCCACGCCATCGAGTTCCGGGTCAACGCCGAGGATCCGGCGACCGGGTTCCTGCCGTCCCCGGGCACCATCGTCGAATACCAGGAGCCGGGCGGGTTCGGGGTGCGCGTCGACAGCGGGTACGGTCCCTCGTCGACGGTGAGCCAGTACTACGACAATCTGGTTGCCAAGCTGGTCGTCTGGGGCCGGGACCGCTCGGAGGCGATCGAACGCTCGCGCCGGGCGCTCGGCGAGTTCAAGGTGACCGGCATCGCCACCACCATCCCGTTCCACCTGCTGGCCCTCGACGATGCCTCCTTCATCGCCGGCACCCACCACACGCGTACTGTCGAGGAGGACATGGACCTGTCGGGTCTCACCCATCCGGCGGCCTCGGTGCTGCCGAGCGACGAGGAGATGGCCGAACGGGAGATGACCGTCGAGGTGGGCGGACGCAAGTTCGTCGTCCGTCTGTGGTCACCCGAGATCCCGGTCGCCGGCGTCGCCGGACGCCGCCAGACGCCGCGGCGTCGCCCCCCAAAGCTCACTCCGGCTCGCTCCTCCGCCGGAGGCGAAGGCACCGTCACTGCCCCGATGCAGGGGACCATCGTCAAGGTGTATCGCAAGGCCGGAGATCGGGTCACGGCCGGGGAACCGCTGATCATCCTCGAAGCGATGAAGATGGAGAACGAGGTCAGGTCGCCGCTCGATGGCGAGATCGTCGATCTCAGGGTGCAGCCCGGCGACCGGGTCTCGGCGGGCGCGGTGCTTGCAATCGTGAAGTAG
- a CDS encoding DMT family transporter, whose amino-acid sequence MPLLLAALSSLTFGVADFLGGLATRRAPAITVTVGVNVIGLAGVALALLFVGGSATPADLVWGALAGICGSLGLVVYYHALATTRMAVAAPVAAVMGALAPVVFGVMVGERPSLLAWIGVGLALPAVVLIGAGNRATRAADTPMRAVLLGLTSGTLFGFFGIFLSRSAADSGMWPLASARGAALLLMVTVALSRGRPLIATGRSGSLTVSAGVLDLLANMMFLVAVRLELLALVSVIMSMYPAATVGLARLVLHERVDRTQAVGMALAAVALVLIVVA is encoded by the coding sequence ATGCCCCTCCTCCTCGCCGCCCTCTCCTCGCTGACCTTTGGGGTCGCCGACTTCCTCGGTGGGCTGGCCACCCGTCGGGCCCCGGCGATCACCGTCACGGTTGGCGTCAACGTCATCGGCCTCGCCGGAGTTGCTCTGGCGCTGTTGTTCGTCGGCGGATCGGCGACACCGGCCGACCTCGTGTGGGGTGCCCTGGCGGGTATCTGCGGGTCCCTGGGGCTGGTCGTCTACTACCACGCCCTCGCCACGACGCGGATGGCGGTGGCGGCGCCGGTCGCCGCCGTGATGGGTGCCCTGGCCCCGGTCGTCTTCGGCGTGATGGTGGGGGAGCGTCCGTCGCTGCTCGCCTGGATCGGTGTCGGGCTGGCCCTTCCGGCAGTGGTTCTCATCGGAGCCGGCAACCGCGCCACTCGCGCCGCCGACACGCCGATGCGGGCCGTGCTGCTCGGACTCACCTCGGGGACGCTGTTCGGGTTCTTCGGGATCTTCCTGTCGCGCAGCGCCGCCGACTCCGGCATGTGGCCGCTGGCGTCGGCCCGAGGTGCTGCGCTCCTCCTCATGGTCACCGTCGCGCTGTCACGGGGCCGCCCCCTGATCGCCACCGGGCGCTCGGGAAGCCTGACGGTCTCTGCCGGCGTGCTCGACCTGCTGGCCAACATGATGTTCCTGGTGGCGGTTCGTCTCGAGCTGCTTGCCCTGGTGTCGGTGATCATGTCCATGTACCCGGCGGCCACCGTGGGCCTCGCCCGACTGGTGCTCCACGAGCGTGTCGATCGAACACAAGCGGTCGGGATGGCGCTCGCCGCCGTAGCCCTGGTATTGATAGTGGTGGCTTGA
- a CDS encoding FAD-dependent oxidoreductase yields the protein MSDPPGPRFVVVGGGPAGVSAATIAAARGAEVTVVEASVVGGAAHLWDCIPSKAMVASSMRLDSLRSAVRLGIGGVGDPEVDMKAMSTRADALSDRLSASTTDLLEAQEVRILRGYGRFTGAHDLAVALEDGEEAVEFDFALVSTGSRPRVPDWAEVDGERILTTRHAYHLDEVPEHMVIIGSGVTGVEFVHIFASMGSQVTLLVSRHHVLPHRDPEVAAALEEDFLDRGVVLLKGARADSARRTDDGVVVTAEDGRRVVGSHVLLAVGSEANTERLGLDTAGIEVDGRGFVVVVDEYQRTSVPHIYAAGDVTGQMPLSSVATMQGRKIAGHLMGDQTKPLDYSKVSEAIFSEPEIASVGLKEVDARAEGRKVRITKVPFAANPRALIQGNPTGFAKVVSDPATHVILGGTIVGHHASELIGILALAVQAGIRVDVLVETLMVHPSLTESLADAAD from the coding sequence ATGAGTGACCCTCCGGGACCGCGGTTCGTCGTCGTCGGCGGTGGTCCGGCGGGCGTGAGCGCGGCCACCATCGCCGCGGCTCGGGGGGCCGAGGTGACCGTAGTCGAGGCATCGGTCGTCGGTGGTGCCGCCCATCTGTGGGACTGCATCCCCTCGAAGGCGATGGTGGCGTCGTCGATGCGTCTCGACTCGCTGCGCTCCGCGGTGCGGCTCGGTATCGGCGGGGTGGGCGATCCGGAGGTGGACATGAAGGCCATGTCGACCAGGGCGGATGCCCTGTCCGATCGCCTGTCGGCGTCGACCACCGATCTGCTCGAGGCCCAGGAAGTGCGGATCCTCCGCGGCTACGGCCGGTTTACCGGCGCGCATGACCTGGCCGTTGCTCTTGAGGACGGCGAGGAGGCCGTCGAGTTCGACTTCGCCCTCGTTTCCACGGGATCCCGCCCGCGGGTCCCCGACTGGGCAGAGGTCGATGGCGAGCGGATCCTCACCACCCGGCACGCCTATCACCTCGACGAAGTACCGGAGCACATGGTGATCATCGGATCCGGGGTGACCGGGGTCGAATTCGTCCACATCTTCGCCAGCATGGGCTCGCAGGTGACCCTGCTGGTGAGCCGTCACCATGTGCTCCCGCACCGGGACCCCGAGGTCGCCGCGGCGCTCGAGGAGGACTTCCTCGACCGCGGCGTCGTCCTGCTCAAGGGAGCGCGCGCCGACTCGGCCCGCCGTACCGACGACGGGGTCGTGGTCACCGCCGAGGACGGGCGCCGGGTCGTCGGCAGCCACGTGCTGCTGGCGGTGGGATCGGAGGCCAATACCGAACGGCTGGGTCTCGACACCGCCGGCATCGAGGTCGACGGGCGAGGTTTCGTCGTCGTCGTCGACGAGTATCAGCGGACCAGCGTTCCCCACATCTACGCCGCCGGGGACGTCACCGGCCAGATGCCGCTGTCATCGGTGGCGACGATGCAGGGTCGCAAGATCGCCGGGCATCTGATGGGCGACCAGACCAAGCCGCTCGACTACTCGAAGGTGTCAGAGGCGATCTTCAGCGAACCCGAGATCGCCTCCGTCGGTCTCAAGGAGGTCGATGCGCGCGCCGAAGGGCGCAAGGTGCGCATCACCAAGGTGCCCTTTGCCGCCAACCCCCGGGCGCTGATACAAGGCAACCCGACCGGCTTCGCCAAAGTAGTGTCCGACCCCGCCACCCACGTCATCCTCGGCGGGACCATCGTGGGTCATCACGCATCCGAGTTGATCGGCATCCTCGCCCTCGCCGTCCAGGCGGGTATTCGGGTGGACGTGCTGGTGGAAACGCTGATGGTCCACCCGTCGCTCACCGAGAGCCTCGCCGATGCGGCGGACTGA
- a CDS encoding methylmalonyl-CoA mutase family protein, whose translation MAQDSGPERQTSSGIPIDPVYGPADLGGWDAEEALGAPGAFPFTRGPYPTMYRGRAWTMRQYAGFGTAEATNERFRALLDAGQTGLSVAFDLPTQMGLDSDAPPAAGEVGRVGVAIDSLEDMRRLFADIPLGEVSTSMTINATAGILLLLYQLVAEEQGVAPDAIRGTLQNDILKEYAARGTYIYPPSPSMRLVTDVFSYCAAELPAWNTISISGYHIREAGATAAQEVGLTLSNGLAYVEAAIDAGLDIDDFAPRLSFFWNGHNHLFEEVAKYRAARRIWAHEMRRLGAQRDDSLKMRFHTQTAGSTLTAQQPENNIVRTTIQALGAVLGGTQSLHTNAFDEALGLPTDDSALIALRTQQILAHESGVADTADPLAGSYFVESLTDAVEAAARRVMGAVADAGGAVAAIEAGVVQGMIEDSAYAHARRVESGETVVVGVNRFVSEGAAIPETLGMDPESEARQAERLASWRAARDGTALDATLAEVEAAAGGTANLLYPMKQALALGATVGEVSGVLEGVFGRYRPGE comes from the coding sequence ATGGCCCAGGATTCCGGACCGGAACGTCAGACGTCGAGCGGCATCCCGATCGACCCCGTCTACGGACCGGCAGACCTCGGGGGATGGGACGCCGAGGAGGCGCTCGGAGCGCCCGGCGCCTTCCCGTTCACCCGTGGCCCCTACCCCACGATGTATCGGGGTCGGGCGTGGACGATGCGCCAGTACGCCGGATTCGGCACCGCCGAGGCAACCAACGAGCGCTTCCGGGCTCTGCTCGATGCCGGCCAGACAGGGCTGTCGGTGGCGTTCGACCTCCCCACCCAGATGGGCCTCGACTCTGACGCTCCGCCGGCGGCGGGAGAGGTCGGCAGGGTGGGGGTGGCCATCGACTCCCTGGAGGACATGCGCCGGCTCTTCGCCGACATACCTCTGGGAGAGGTGTCCACCTCGATGACGATCAATGCCACCGCCGGCATCCTCCTGCTCCTCTACCAGCTGGTCGCCGAGGAGCAAGGGGTCGCTCCAGATGCGATCCGCGGGACCCTTCAGAACGACATCCTCAAGGAGTACGCGGCGCGCGGCACCTACATCTACCCACCGTCGCCGTCGATGCGCCTGGTGACCGACGTGTTCTCCTACTGCGCCGCCGAGCTCCCGGCGTGGAACACGATCTCGATCAGCGGCTATCACATCCGAGAGGCGGGGGCCACCGCCGCCCAGGAGGTCGGCCTCACCCTGTCGAACGGCCTGGCGTACGTCGAGGCCGCCATCGACGCCGGCCTCGACATCGACGACTTCGCCCCGCGGCTGTCGTTCTTCTGGAATGGCCACAACCACCTGTTCGAGGAGGTGGCGAAGTACCGGGCGGCCCGTCGCATCTGGGCTCATGAGATGCGCCGCCTCGGTGCGCAGCGCGACGACTCCCTCAAGATGCGCTTCCACACTCAGACCGCGGGCAGCACGCTCACCGCGCAGCAGCCGGAGAACAACATCGTGCGCACCACCATCCAGGCGCTCGGCGCCGTGCTCGGTGGCACCCAGTCGCTGCACACCAACGCCTTCGACGAGGCGCTCGGCCTCCCCACCGATGACTCGGCGCTGATCGCCCTGCGCACCCAGCAGATCCTCGCTCACGAGTCGGGAGTGGCCGACACGGCAGATCCTCTCGCCGGGTCCTATTTCGTCGAGTCGCTCACCGATGCGGTGGAGGCAGCGGCGCGGCGGGTGATGGGCGCCGTCGCCGACGCCGGTGGTGCGGTGGCGGCGATCGAGGCGGGTGTCGTGCAGGGGATGATCGAGGATTCCGCCTACGCCCATGCCCGTCGCGTCGAGTCGGGGGAGACCGTGGTCGTCGGGGTCAACCGGTTCGTCTCCGAAGGCGCCGCCATTCCGGAGACGCTGGGGATGGACCCGGAGTCGGAGGCTCGACAGGCGGAGCGACTGGCGTCGTGGCGGGCGGCACGCGACGGGACCGCCCTCGACGCGACCCTCGCCGAGGTCGAGGCGGCTGCGGGTGGTACCGCGAATCTGCTCTATCCGATGAAGCAGGCGCTGGCCCTCGGTGCGACGGTGGGGGAGGTCTCGGGCGTTCTCGAAGGTGTCTTCGGGCGCTACCGTCCCGGCGAATGA
- a CDS encoding transglycosylase domain-containing protein: MDNPIREAERLEREGKGFVASAILAGMAVVAATWMGLFVFLGANAAHGTLEDLRARWIPEVRSMALDLPDLSRLSEVYTVDGVLLGKLTERNSQPVEFEDIPTLVLAAALSAEDRNFMTHTGVDYRAVARAFARDIGGGPTEGGSTITQQVVKLNFVGTEPTLRRKVAEAVIAIELERRYTKEQILEYYLNSVFFGNNAYGIRAAAQEYFGKELSQLTIAEAAALMVPVRNPSLYDLRRDSTIPLRARNAVIDNMVLDRYITEEDGEAAKDDPIMVAAPQEFYDPAPQVLIAARDTILNDPRYGLGSTFLQRKRALFGCPADDAECTGGGGLRVYTTVDFGLQEQARRILQEWFPPGSNGPTGAIAMVDNRTGATVVMASGLDFGTDLEAGQRQYDLATKGRRNPGSAFKPFGAVAALEQGITLNSYWNQTTPRELDFGGTTLWRCANAGTNDPGIRSLERALIASTNTVFCQVAIEVGGEAIVDAARRMGIRSPLLPIPAIVLGAQAVSPLEMAAAFSTLANLGDRYDNYLIERIEDDDGNVIYQHEVSPNRVISPPLAAAVVNTLELAITQGTGGNANIGRPMAGKTGTHENFTDAWFVGFIPQYTTAVWVGFPDRQVEMRNLTIRDTFYARVFGSTIPAPIWRQFMSVVTADLPVEDFPENPEGTAAYYRTMRVAIPDVEDMDLDEATEELYDAGLDFTVTIVNSDKPADTAVETDPPAGRQINQGSTIELFVSSGLAPETAMPDLVGRTRAEADQILNNLRQATQIDFTWTFVEVATDDPENDDRVSSTSPSSNGTITEGTAIQVSVFAMEGG; the protein is encoded by the coding sequence ATGGACAATCCCATCAGAGAAGCCGAACGCCTCGAACGCGAGGGCAAAGGCTTCGTCGCGTCGGCCATCCTCGCCGGGATGGCAGTCGTGGCCGCCACCTGGATGGGCCTGTTCGTGTTCCTCGGCGCCAACGCCGCCCACGGCACCCTCGAAGACCTCCGCGCCCGGTGGATCCCCGAAGTCCGGTCGATGGCGCTCGACCTCCCCGACCTGTCCCGCCTGTCGGAGGTTTACACGGTCGACGGGGTCCTGCTCGGCAAGTTGACCGAGCGCAACAGCCAGCCGGTCGAGTTCGAGGACATCCCGACGCTGGTGCTCGCTGCCGCGCTCTCGGCCGAGGACCGCAACTTCATGACCCACACCGGGGTGGATTACCGCGCCGTGGCTCGTGCCTTCGCGCGCGACATCGGCGGCGGCCCCACCGAGGGCGGGTCAACGATCACGCAACAGGTGGTCAAGCTCAACTTCGTCGGCACCGAGCCCACCCTGCGACGCAAGGTGGCGGAAGCGGTCATCGCCATCGAACTCGAGCGCCGGTACACCAAGGAGCAGATCCTCGAGTACTACCTGAACTCGGTGTTCTTCGGGAACAACGCCTACGGCATCCGCGCCGCCGCCCAGGAGTACTTCGGCAAGGAACTCAGCCAGTTGACCATCGCCGAGGCCGCCGCCTTGATGGTCCCGGTGCGGAACCCCTCGCTGTACGACCTGCGACGCGATAGCACCATCCCGCTGCGGGCGCGCAACGCCGTCATCGACAACATGGTCCTGGATCGATACATCACCGAGGAGGATGGCGAAGCGGCCAAGGACGACCCGATCATGGTCGCCGCTCCCCAGGAGTTCTACGACCCGGCGCCGCAGGTCCTCATCGCCGCCCGCGACACCATCCTCAACGACCCGCGGTACGGCCTGGGGTCGACCTTCCTGCAACGCAAGCGGGCGCTCTTCGGATGCCCGGCGGACGACGCCGAGTGCACCGGCGGCGGCGGACTCCGCGTGTACACCACGGTCGACTTCGGACTCCAGGAGCAGGCACGACGGATCCTCCAGGAGTGGTTCCCGCCGGGTTCGAACGGACCGACCGGAGCGATCGCCATGGTCGACAACCGGACGGGCGCCACGGTCGTCATGGCCTCCGGACTCGACTTCGGTACCGACCTGGAGGCAGGACAACGCCAATACGACCTGGCGACCAAGGGTCGCCGCAACCCGGGGTCGGCCTTCAAGCCCTTCGGTGCGGTGGCGGCGCTGGAGCAGGGGATCACCCTCAACTCGTACTGGAACCAGACCACTCCCCGGGAGCTCGACTTCGGCGGAACGACGCTCTGGCGATGCGCCAACGCCGGGACCAACGACCCGGGGATTCGCTCGCTGGAGAGGGCCCTCATCGCGTCGACCAACACGGTGTTCTGCCAGGTGGCGATCGAAGTGGGCGGCGAGGCGATCGTCGACGCTGCCCGGAGGATGGGCATCCGGAGTCCCCTGCTACCGATCCCGGCCATCGTGCTCGGCGCCCAGGCGGTGAGCCCGCTCGAGATGGCGGCCGCCTTCTCGACGCTCGCCAACCTCGGCGACCGGTACGACAACTACCTGATCGAGCGCATCGAGGACGACGACGGCAACGTCATCTACCAGCACGAGGTGAGCCCGAACCGGGTCATCAGCCCGCCGCTGGCCGCGGCGGTCGTCAACACGCTGGAGCTGGCGATCACCCAGGGCACCGGCGGCAACGCCAACATCGGCCGACCGATGGCCGGTAAGACCGGCACCCACGAGAACTTCACCGACGCCTGGTTCGTGGGGTTCATACCGCAGTACACGACGGCCGTGTGGGTCGGCTTCCCGGACCGGCAGGTCGAAATGCGCAACCTGACCATCCGCGACACCTTCTACGCTCGCGTGTTCGGGAGCACCATCCCGGCTCCGATCTGGCGGCAGTTCATGTCGGTGGTCACCGCCGACCTCCCCGTCGAGGACTTCCCCGAGAACCCGGAGGGAACCGCCGCCTACTACCGGACGATGCGCGTCGCGATCCCGGACGTAGAGGACATGGACCTCGACGAGGCCACCGAGGAGCTGTACGACGCCGGTCTGGACTTCACCGTCACCATCGTCAACTCGGACAAGCCCGCCGACACCGCGGTCGAGACGGACCCGCCGGCAGGACGGCAGATCAACCAGGGCAGCACGATCGAGCTCTTCGTGTCCTCCGGGCTCGCCCCCGAGACGGCCATGCCCGACCTGGTGGGCCGCACCCGCGCGGAGGCGGATCAGATCCTGAACAACCTGCGTCAGGCCACCCAGATCGACTTCACCTGGACCTTCGTCGAGGTCGCCACCGACGATCCCGAGAACGACGATCGAGTCAGTTCGACGAGTCCGTCCTCGAACGGGACGATCACCGAGGGAACCGCGATCCAGGTGTCCGTGTTCGCGATGGAGGGGGGATAG